Proteins encoded together in one Vitis vinifera cultivar Pinot Noir 40024 chromosome 4, ASM3070453v1 window:
- the LOC100259505 gene encoding uncharacterized protein LOC100259505: MEWRKCYLDVVLVPLGLFITMGYHVWLWHKVRTQPLSTFIGMNVNGRRFWVSAMMKDNDKKNILAVQTLRNAIMGSTLMATTSILLCCGLAAVISSTYSVKKPLNDTIYGAHGEFMMAVKYVTILLFFLFSFLCHSLSIRFVNQVNLLINTPQDPMNVATPEYVTEVLEKGFFLNTVGNRLFYTALPLLLWIFGPVLVFLCSITFVPLFYNLDIVPPSRKGKMNEIENSGFESV; this comes from the exons ATGGAGTGGAGGAAGTGTTACCTAGATGTTGTACTAGTGCCACTTGGGCTGTTCATCACCATGGGGTATCATGTCTGGCTATGGCATAAGGTTAGAACACAACCCCTCTCAACCTTCATTGGTATGAATGTCAACGGCCGCCGGTTCTGGGTGTCAGCCATGATGAAG GACAACGATAAGAAGAACATTCTGGCGGTGCAGACTCTTCGAAATGCGATCATGGGGTCGACCCTAATGGCAACTACATCAATCCTTCTGTGCTGTGGCCTGGCTGCAGTGATAAGCAGCACATACAGTGTAAAGAAGCCACTCAATGATACCATATATGGAGCACATGGGGAGTTCATGATGGCTGTAAAGTATGTGACAAtcctcctcttcttcctcttctcattcctctgccactctctgTCCATCAGATTTGTGAACCAAGTCAATCTCCTCATCAACACCCCACAAGACCCCATGAATGTAGCCACCCCAGAGTATGTGACAGAGGTTTTAGAGAAGGGGTTCTTCCTCAACACAGTTGGGAACAGGCTCTTCTACACAGCACTCCCTCTTCTGCTATGGATCTTTGGGCCTGTTCTGGTTTTCTTATGCTCAATCACATTTGTCCCATTGTTTTACAACCTTGACATTGTGCCTCCAAGTAGAAAGGGAAAGATGAATGAGATTGAGAACAGCGGCTTTGAGTCAGTGTAA
- the LOC100254385 gene encoding syntaxin-related protein KNOLLE codes for MNDLMTKSFISYVDLKKEAMKDLEAGPEYDLQMSGTQMDRNLGLFLEEAEKVKQEMGLIREILGRLHEANEESKSLHKPEALKSLRNRINADIIGVQKKARAIKSQLEEMDRANAANMRLSGYKEGTPVYRTRAAVTNGLRKKLKELMMDFQGLRQRMMTEYKETVGRRYFTVTGEYPDEEVIEKIISNGEGGEEFLGRAIQEHGRGKVLETVVEIQDRHDAAKEIEKSLLELHQVFLDMAIMVEAQGEQMDDIEHHVMNAAQYVKDGTKNLKTAKDYQRSSRKCMCLGVILLLILILIVVIPIATSFSNS; via the coding sequence ATGAATGATCTGATGACAAAATCGTTCATCAGCTATGTGGATCTGAAGAAGGAAGCCATGAAGGACTTGGAAGCGGGTCCTGAATATGATCTGCAGATGTCCGGAACCCAGATGGACAGGAACCTGGGTTTGTTCTTGGAGGAGGCCGAGAAGGTGAAGCAGGAGATGGGTTTGATTAGAGAGATTTTGGGGAGGCTGCATGAGGCCAATGAAGAGAGCAAGTCCCTGCACAAGCCTGAGGCTCTGAAATCACTGCGGAACCGAATCAATGCCGATATCATTGGGGTGCAGAAGAAGGCCAGAGCCATCAAGTCTCAGCTCGAGGAGATGGACCGCGCCAATGCTGCTAATATGAGGCTCTCAGGTTACAAAGAGGGTACTCCGGTGTACAGGACTAGGGCTGCGGTCACGAATGGGCTGAGGAAGAAGCTCAAGGAGCTGATGATGGACTTTCAGGGGCTGAGGCAGAGGATGATGACGGAGTACAAGGAGACGGTGGGGAGGCGGTATTTTACAGTGACAGGGGAGTACCCTGATGAGGAGGTGATAGAGAAGATTATATCGAATGGGGAAGGGGGTGAGGAGTTTTTGGGGAGGGCGATACAGGAGCATGGAAGAGGGAAGGTGTTGGAGACAGTGGTGGAGATACAGGACAGGCATGACGCGGCTAAGGAGATAGAGAAGAGCTTGTTGGAGCTGCACCAGGTGTTTCTGGACATGGCAATAATGGTGGAGGCGCAGGGGGAGCAGATGGATGACATTGAGCACCATGTGATGAATGCAGCCCAGTACGTCAAGGATGGAACGAAGAATCTCAAGACTGCCAAAGACTACCAGAGGAGCAGCAGGAAGTGCATGTGTTTGGGTGTTATACTTCTGCTGATACTAATTCTTATAGTGGTCATCCCCATTGCTACCAGTTTTAGCAACTCTTAA